CTGTACAGCAAACATCTCTGGTGCTCAACCCCTTTGAgacaaaaagcagcacaaactTCTCAAAGCATTTAATAAAAGCCTTTCCCGCCGCCACGGCCAAGGTCACAGATTAACACGGGTGTCTTGTGACGCTTCAAGTATTGCTTTTTAACTGGGAACATTTCAGACCTTGAAGTCAAAGCAAAGGGGAGGCAAAAGCTTTCAAGCTTTACAGGAGCCGCGTAGCTATCCAGGCGGGTATCCAGCTGACCAAGCCCAGGCAAAATTCCTCCCTGGCCTCACAGAAAGGTTTAGATCCGCATCCTTGAGCTTCAGCACGTGGCTCCcttgctttttccccctcagagctgctgccacCCCCAGACCAGATACTGTGGGACAGACCAAAAGCAGCTGTAGCTCCAGGCGACTTGCTCTGCCTTTACTTCCTCTGGcccaggagaagagaaagcgCCCAGCAATTCACCACCACACCCTGCGAGCTCAGGGCTaatccctcctgctgctgtgacGTTACAGCCCATCCCCTGCGGCAAAGAAAGGCAAGGGGAGCAGGGGCACCCTGCTCCACACATCCCTGATAACCGGCACTTAACCACCCAGTTTTCTTCTCACCATTTTAGTCACCCGCTCCAGCACTTTGCTGAACTGGAGCCTGAATCAGCTACAAAAGCAGGGCTGCCCCATAGTCCCAATCTTTCCCACTCTCCCCCCCAAAACTACAGTTGTATAAAATTCAGCTCACTAACTGATGACACCACTACGTATTTCaaaaggggcacagctggctAAGAGGTTAAAAATACAGCCGCTAATGCAACCTTCCGCATGGTGCAGCAGGTAAAACCATTTCTGGTTCGATTTTTCAGTAGGCAAAATGCTGGTGTCAGGAAAGAATCACACACAACTGCTTGGTACCATGTTAGAGCATTTCTGTATCATTTTGCAAAAATTTATTTAACATCTTCTAAAGCTTCCACTAAACTTGGTTTCTTACATCATTTCTACACACAGTCAGATTTTATTTGTTATCACTGTCTTGAGGcttataaaaaaataagcatttaaaatgcccaaagagtaattttgctttaaaattgtgCTACTGAACTTAACCCCCGACGTAGAAGAGATACTTTTGGTAGAGGTTACCCCAAGcagtataaaaatatacataaaaatagacaaaaacTCTATCCTCCAAACTGAAGGTCTGTTTGTGGGaattattacttattttttttgtacatCACTGGAACTTCAGTATCTTCTgctaaatatttacagaaacataCCCACCCCCATCTGTATGCCTCTGCTCACTTAGGCAGAGAGCTGCAGCGGTTAGTTCATCCGTAGGCTTTTCTGTTGGCAAAAATTAATCGCCGCTTTCCACCGCGGCACACAAAAGCGATGCTACGGGCGCGCACGTCCCTGGGAACGCTCGCGGACAGCCCTGAGGATGCCAAACGGCAACGAGGCGACACCAGTTATCGCTGCTAACTTCATCGAGCGAGTTGCGATCGCCTTTGCCAGGGCCTCGCTGCGAGCCCGCGCGCACCGCCAGCGCCCGAGCCGAGCGGTCGCTGGGCGCGAGGGATGCGGGTCCCCGCAGAGCCCTGGGTTATTTCACCACGCGCTGCAATAGGAAGCGATGAGACCTCCCTGAGCaaagcaggctggggagggcagggggcaaAATATAACCTCTCCTCAGGTTAAAACCAGCCTAACGCTGAAAGCTTCACTGCAGCGCCCCGCTGCTCCCCAGGCATCGCATCCCTGGCTTTCTGGTTTCCCTTTTGTTCTGGTGATAAATTCAGAATGCCCAAACCTCCTGTACAACTGTCCTCAGGAATTTGGGTCTCTCCAGTCTAACtcaagaaaattttaaattaaaaaaaaaaaaaaaacacaagaaaaaaaaaaagaaataagtacTCTGTATCTTTCTTAAATGACATTAAAAGGGGAAGGCAAAACTAAGCAATGTAACTCCCCCAAGACTATATACATAAAAAGACATAAGATCTCTTGAAACATAAATATACAGCGTATAAATCTGGGTGTCACCTAAAAGGCTGAAGACGCAGCACTATTTCACAGACAAAAAGCAAACCGAACTCACCACGCCCAGTGTAGCCACAGAGCCACGACATCGGGGGGGCTGTATTTGCAGGGAAGCGACCGCCCTGTCTCGGTGGTGGTTCCTTGTATCCGCACATGCACCAGGGAAGGGTGCTAGTGGTTTCCAGGGGATGTAACACAACCAAACACACACGCCACATTACTACACTCTATTTAGGGTGCGGGTGAGAGGTTGGGAAATGGGATTAGACCCTGAGTCCCCAATTATTTCCAGGCACGTGCTCTGCCGGAGCAGTTAAAGGGGCACCTCTAACGTGGCTCCAGCAGTTCTTTAATATTGCTCACCACCAGAGATACTTGGTATCTCTCAGTGCAGACTCAAAACACGCTGGTTGAAATTCTGCACCCTGTGCTTTAAGAGTTACCATGACTTTCATGGAAATAATACAGCCTTGATCAGGGTAAAAGACTAATGGAGGTCTTTAGCCCAATCTTAAAGAGGTTTGCTTTCTACAGCACAGATACGCTACAACTCCGACATGCATAAACAGGTTCCAGTTACTGTAAAGTGACAATGCAGTGTCTTAATTATTCTAGCATTATCCTTTCTGCTGTTAGGGAAGATGTGAGAGTGGTTAGGAGATGTGGGGAGGAGAGCTGGTGCTTGACCTAGGCTGCAAGTGGAACAGGTCCAGCTCTAACTGGAAACGTAGGTAGACAGCCAAAAGACACTTTTAGCTTTACTTGATACGCAGGTTTATGGCATGCAATAAAACTCCTAAGACAACTCTTTATACAAAGCACACAGCATCTCCAGTCCCCCCGGTGGTATCTCAAGAGAACAAGTAAAGCTAAAGGTCTGCTTGCAAGGGGAGGCcacctgtgtgtgtgtgtgtgtgcgtgcggagagggagggagggacagggTGGGGAAACATCTGGTTTTGCTGAAACCAAGCTCTTCAGCAAACCTTCCTTCTACCGCTGGCCGGCCTCTCGGATCCGGCAGGCCACCGCCGTGATGAGCGCCGCGCCCTTGCCGCTGCCGTCTTCCGACTGGAGGAAGGTCACTTCGCACTTTGGAGACAACTGCTTCACTGTTTCATGCATGACAGTGGAGAAGCTGTAAGGCACAAGGGGGACGGAGGAGATGTTGATTTAACTTGCCTTGGGCTGAAGGTGCCAGTCCCACAGCAAACCAACCACTTTGCACCTATCATCATAGCTGCCTTCAACAGCATCTCAAACAGTGCTACAGACACAGAGGAGAAAGATGGATGGAGAGAGACCTGCCAGGTAGGAGGCATTGGAAAGCATAAGTCTCCATGCTTCAGCCCAAGGTCACAGCACACAAACCCATATTCACCCTTCACTCAGGACTAAATCAGGCCCCTTCTCTATTACACCAAGCCCTGAGAGAACTAGTAAACCTTAATAGCCCTGACCAGCCTCATCTGGGGGGATCTTCAGAGCCCTCCCTCTACCCATGGGCCCCTGAGCCCTATTTAAGCTCAGCCCCATGCCTTTAGTCCCTTTCTGAGCTCCACTGTCCCAGGAGTACCAGCCTTCAGCTCTGCTTGGCTGTGGGCCTTCTTCATCCAGACCATGGGCTGACTTCTTGGTTTAGACCTGCCTCATCACCATGATTTTGCCTGATCGGCTGGATGCCTGGCTGAACCTGGTCACCATCTCTGGGTCAGCCTGGCCTCAGGTACTGTGGGATTGGGGGCTGGTGGGCGTGAGGTCCCTGCTGTGTTGTCTGTCTTGGCTCCCTACCCTTTAGGGAGCATCTGGTTCTTGCTGTACCTTGACAAAATTTAGATGAGTGAGCTACTGGAAGCCCCCTGAGACCCTAAAATACCTCCTTTCCAGCCACCCTGCTAAGTTCTCCATGCTGGCTCTTACTTAGCACCTCGTCTGCCCAAGATGGGCAGATGCACCAGAATGAGTCTCCTTGGAGGACAGCTGCCCATCCACTGCCCGCCGCTGAGCAACTCACTGAGGGTGCAGCTTGTAGAGCGTCCCATCCACACCAACTGTAATCTTGAGGAAGTCCAGCCCGCGGTTCTCCCGGATCTTGTCCACCACAGCTGCCATGCCGGCCCCGCAGAGCTGAGCTGCCCGCCGAGCCACCACCGTGCACACCTCCTTCACGATAATACTGTCGTCACACGTGGTCTCCAGGCCAAGATGTTGGAGGATGGAGCGGACCtggagcagggccaggcagTCGCTGGGGGGGACACGAGGGCCAGGTAGCGTTAGGAGATACAGCAACTTGTCTGCATGACTTCCCCTTTCTTATCTACatcctgcagagcccagggacTCGTGGCTTGGGTGAAAATGACTGGAGGGACTCTACAGCTCCCCTCTAACCTCCACTTTCAGACCTGGATGTGGCTCTGAGGTCACATTCTAATCAGTGAGGCTGACTTGGAGCATGATAGCTATTTAACCTGTGGCCCCACTCTGTCCAGGACAGAGGATAAAGAGACATCTGTGTTGCCAACCCAAGACAGTTTCTTTGTCCCTCGATACCAGTGCTGTCAGAACCACGTAGATTTTGCCGACTACCTGCTTCACACCACCCTGTGTCACCCTGGCTCCAGACTGAGTGCTTGGGACTTCTCGTGGGAGAAGCCCTGAGAATGCTTTTCCTCAAACTACATCTCAGCTCTGATCTGCAGCTGTAAGGGCAGAGTTGGTGCTCCCCCCACCTGTCAGCCCTCACCTTTCTATTTGGGACAGGAACTTGGTCTCAAAGATCCCTCTGGTCTTGAGCCTCTCTGAGATCCGTCCCCGGAAGAGCAGCCCTCGCTTGGTGAAATCAATCAGGATGTTCCGGACTATCTCCCCCAGGTACATCCCGCTGATCATCTTCTCAAAcctgggaaggagagggcaAGGCTGGACATCAGGACAAGAAGGAACACTGCGTCTGGCTCGGGATCCAAGCTTTGCCAGATGCCTTTGACACAAGccctggagcaagtccagcagcacaGTCCCCATCCTGCGGGCAGGGGACAAGGGACACATCGGTGCATCACAAATCCAGGCTTTGCCCTGCTCATCACCCCCTGATTCTCCACCAAGAGTCTGGTGGGGCAGAACTGAATGGTTCCTGGACACCCAGCCTCACCGGGGGTCCCTCCCCAGTCCCCCAAAGCCACCACGCACCTTTGCTTCCCAGGGTTGAGAGACAGCTCATCCACTGCCACGTCAAACTCTGTCCGTATGTCATCCAAGCACCCGTTGTCACCAAACGCCCCCCACTCCATATTGACGCAcatcctgccctcctccccttccagcaGCTCCACGTTCCTCATCTCCTCCATGTAACAGGCGttgctgcctgtgcctgcagaGAGAGAAGCATCTTTCAACAGGGTTCTTGGAGAAGAGGGGTGCGTACGCAAGATAAAAGCCCTCGGACGCCCCCCACAGCCAGGAGCACCCCATGGGAGCAGGTTTGGGACCATGGGCAGAGGAACTCAATAACAAAGTTTTAGTCCTCACCAACTATCAGCCCAACTTCACAATATGGATCTTCATACCCGCAGGTCATCATGGTGCCAACTGTGTCATTTACCAGCGCGACCACGTCCAGGTCGAATTCCTGCAGAGGGGTGGGATTGTGTGGGTTATTCCTGGAGGATATAGCTTGCTATGCCCTCTCCCATGACTTGGAAAGGACCTGTCTGCTGAGCATGGGAGTCCTCCAGGCACCTACAGACCTCCTGCAGGTGGACACTCAAACCTCAAGATGCAACTGCAGAGGAGCCAGCATGCTGGGACAGCCCTGCCAGAAAGagcccccagggcaggagcttGGGGTGGTCTGCACTGAGGAAACGAGCATGGTGCCTCCCTAACTCACGGCAAGACAAGCCTGCCCCGGTCCGGGCCAGAAGCCAGCTTTTAGCTCCAGGGTCTGAAAATCCAACCTCTAGTGATGACTAAAGGTGGTTGTTAAAATTCAGACACTCATTAGCCGTGTGCTCAGCCCATTAATTTGCTTTACAGGCTAATTAAAGATGCCAGAGAGAGCCGGGATGTGGGAGCAAGCAGCCAGCTTCTCGCAGCTACATGGACACTCACCTCTCTCCTGTGAATTGCCTCTTTCAGCAGGCCCACCACATCTTCTCCTTCGCAGCCGGTCGCCTTGAAACCTTTTGTCCACTTCAGGAGAATCCCCTGTTGTGGAAATACCCTGTGTTAAATCACCAGGCTGATGGATGGGAGGGACAGCAACCCCGCATCCGCCAGCTCTCGGCGGGCACTGCCTGGCACGTGGAGGTCAGATCCTCGTGGAGGGTGCCTCAGTGGGGTTGTCTCCAGGGTTCAAGGGATCTGCGTTTGCTTTGATGCAGCAAGGGAGCTTTTCAGCACTGGAAGCTCTGagctcctgccttccccctctCTTGGGTCTCTATCTGACCTGCCATGTGGTCACTGATGCTGGTACGTAGAGTTTCGTGTGCTGTGGCtttgcagccagccagccccgGGTACCAGACGTGCACGCTATGAGGTGGGTTGTGGTTACCTCATCCAGGTTGTTCTGCTGGCAAGGGAAGGAGAACGTGAATCCGAGCGGCAGTGATACGCCCTTCATTCCCATGTATTCCAGGAAGTCAGAGATGCAGTAGACGATGTGGTCAAAGAGCTGGGTGCACAAAGCCAAAAGGAGAAGTTACCATCACAGCAAGAAACTCAGCTGGATGCCAGCCTGGCTGATCTACTGGAGGTGATGATCCATTCCCAAGTCAACAGGGCTTTGAACAGACCAGCGTGCTGCCCGGCAGCGCCTTCTGCGGTGAGCAAGCCCAAAACAGCTCCTTTTTCATCCTCTTCAACACCGACAATGCGGTCATATAGCTGTGATACCTTCCCCTTGCAGGTCCTGTACTGCACCCAGAAGGGGTGGAGGGGCTAGCAGGGAGGTGACCAGCTTTCCAGGGGTGACATGGGAATCCAGTCCCTCTGCAGGGTATCCCCAGAGCCCGtctgcctcagctcctgctAGAAACACTCCCGGTCTCCAAGCACTGCCTCGAGTCGTTTGCAAAACTTTTTCTGTCTGCAAATAAGACTCCGGAAATGTCTCTCACTGCTTCTGTTGTGGTTTCTCTATCTGGGAAGTGGGGGTGATGCTTATCTGCCCTTGTGGAGTGTGTGGGATTGAGGGAGGTTCAGTGATGTCTGGGAATAACACAGTTTCTAACGTAAAAACCAGTTTCAAGGTTCCTAAAGCACATTTCAAACCCCAGAGCCTTGGGCAAACTCGCTGCTCTAAAGGCAGGAGAGCACTGGTCTTCTCCACCCTCCTGGTTTTACACCCTGGAGAGCAGAGCAAGGCAAAAACCAGCTCCTGTGGTCAGCCAGCACTACTGACTGCCACTTCTGCTGCCACCCCAGGGAAGATGCCCCAGTTTTCCACCTCCAGCTGCCCATCCTCACCTCCTCTCCTGTCCCCTGCATGATCTCCGCCGGGATGGAGTAGATCTTGTTGTGCATCTCGACGCTGCGCCTCTTCCCGCTCCTCACACGCACCAGCAGCACACGGAAATTGGTACCTCCCAGATCCAGGGCAAGGAAATCTCCTTTTTCTGAAACCCAAGAAAGAATCATTAGGAGAGAGATCCTGGCAAGGACAGTGAATGCTTTGTGCATCGTGAATGTAGCACAACACTGATCCGAAGCTGCCCTCTTTCTGGGAGAGGGCCAGAAACCAAGGCATGGCTGGGAATGGAGAACAGCAGGTGCAGGTAGGAAGGCCATGGCTGGAGAGGTTTGCTCCAGACTCGGGCAGATCAGACCTCAGTGCTTCTAGCCAAGGGGCAGGTGTACACACAAGCCACCGACAGAACTGGGAGCACAACCCAGGACAATGGTGGTGAGAAACCTGCGGCGGTGAAAACCACAGTGAAAGCCAGGCTTTGTGTTAAGCCAAGTGCAGAACGTCCTGGAGGCTCAGCTGCTTTTCCCAGTATCATACTGGAGGTTAAAAAGATTTGTGCCACTCCCACCACAAAGAGGGAAACTGGACGTGGCAAAGGTCCCAGCCCTTCCCTAAGCGGTGCAGATGTTGGGAGCAGCGACACTGGCCCTTGATGCAGGATATATATGGGCTTATACACATGGTACGTCACCTGTCCCATCTGGAGTTGAGCACACGTAGGTGGGCAGCATTTTCACTGTTGCTTCTGCGTGCGTCTCCTTGGCCAGCCCCTTCTCCATCTCTATCCTCATCCTTTGCTtcacctccagcagctgctcatGGCTCAGCTTGAGTGCCTCCAAAATCTTCTGCCGTGCGTTGTGCTGGGCGGCCAGTCTGTAGGCCACCGCCGTCACCATGGCTGCCCCTTTGCCGCTTCCATCTTCTGACCTCACGAAACGGATCTCGCAGTCCGGCAGCAGCTTCCGCACTGTCTTATGGAGGCGCCGGGCAaagctgcagaggaggaaagaggacCTGAGTATGTCACCATGGGTGATGTGACCCTCTGGGGTTGTAAATGAATGGGGCCCCTTTGGGATCCAAATGGAGGTGCCATGGGGAATAACTGGAGATGCTCTGCTTGTGCCAAGCTTTATCCGCTGCTGGCAGGAACAGATTTGTGCTGTCTcaccctctctccccaccagcCTCGCCTATCCTCATGGACTCACTGAGGATGCTTCTTGTAGACAGAGCCATCCACACCGACCGTGGACCGCAGCCGGTCTACCCCCTTGTTCTCCTTGATGCGCCGCAGCACAGCTGCCAGGGTGGCCCCGCACAGGCTGGCCGAGCGGGTGGAGACGATCTGGCAGATGCGGTGGGTGGCCACACAGTCTTCATGAGTTGGCTCCACGCCCAGCTTGGTGAGGATCTCATGGGCTTTCTGCAGCCCTTCTTTCTCCCTGCACATCAAAGAGCAAAAAAGGATTCATGCCTGGAAATCCAACTTTTGCCATCTGAAGTGTCCTGGTTTGCTCAGTGGACAGCCCTGTGAAGGGtcctcttttcccccagcagaAATGTCAGTCAATGGGCTGGGACCTCACGAAAGCATCCGGATCCTACTTACTTCTCAATAGCAGAGACGTATCTGGTCTCAAAGTGGCCAGTAGTGAGCAGATCTGGTGTGAGCCTTCCTCCAAACAAGAGCCCTTCCTTGGCCATCTTCACCAGGATAAGTCTGACCAGCTCTCCCATGTACATCCCGCTGATCATCTTCTCAAACCTGCCGATGGGGGAAGCACAAGATGTGTGTGTTTGGCTGCATGTGCCATTAGGTGGCCACAGGTTGACCTTAAAATCACTTGGCAGCCTTCCAGGCCCAAAAGCCATCTAGGTAATCTATTTCCAGAGTAGTTTATTCCAtcactgagaaaataaagccaTGTTGACATAACCATCATTCTGCAAGAAGAACTTATGGCTACTTGAAGGGAGTCTGTCTGTTTGCTGAGACCCCCTAAATCCCAGCCGTGCTGCCAGAAGCAACCTGGGGAATAGGAAATCTGTAGGATTTGGATGTGGACATTAGGTGGTGGTGTTTGCCTTGGCTGGCAGATAACTTCATTggcagggggaagaaagaaatcaacTCATTCAAGTGAAAGGCCCACGAGAGAAGTGGGAGCTGAGTGGCTCAGCTGGGCGTACCAACCCAAATTTGTGACACAGCCCCTATTTGCGTTGGTGTAGCTGGCACGGCGGAGGATGCAGTGACCTAGTTAACTAGGATGACCTCGTCGGTCCCACTAAAGCCAGCGCAACGGGAGGATGGACAATACCGAGCAAACCCCGAGCCTGAGCCAAAGCCAAGAATCTGCTTACAATTGTTTGCCAGGGTTGAGTGAGCCCATGTCTATCTCGCGGTCGAACTCCGTCCGGATGTCGTTGAGTACACCATCATCACCAAAGGCCCCCCACTCCATGTTGATGCACATCCGACCTTCGTCCCCTTCCACCAGGTCGATGTGCCTCATCTCCTCCATGTAACAGGCGTTGGTACCGGTACCTGAACCAAGCACAGGGACGCAATGAGAGCGGATGATGCCCTTCCCTTATTCCCCATaattagcaacagccaaaagcaccacagaaagcaaagatggACGAAAACAAAAACCGGGCAATGCTGGTTTTCTAACATCACTAtcacctttcttcttccccaaagACCCTGAAACCTGCAAGAAACCTGATCTCCATGTGGAGTTCATGGAGAGATGGTTCCCAATTCTTCCCCCTTGCTGCAGCTCACCAACAATGAGGCCAACTTCACAGTTATGATCGTCGTAGCCGCAGGTCATCATGGTCCCAACAGTGTCATTCACCACAGCCACGATGTCAATGTCAAAGTCCTGAGATGGTGCAGAGGAGAGAGATTGAGTCAGCACGGCCAAAACAGACTGAACCATCTCTGCTGTCACAGGGGAGCCAAGTTGCAAAGCCTTAAGTATCCTGCCGCGGGGAACCGTGtacccccatcccaccaccccaggAGGTGACGGACCTGCCCAACCTCTTACCCCTCTTTTCTTGATGGACTTGCGCAGCATTGACACCACATCTTTCCCCTCCACACTGCTGCATTTGAATCCCTTCGTCCACGTAACAAGGATGCTCTAGGGAGAAACAGCAAGAAGGGGTGCTTGGAGGACAGGCCCACCAAGCCATGTGTCTCAAGGGCTCCCGAGGCAAAGCAAGGGACAGGCGCGTAGCGCTGCAGGAGAGTTCCTCCCTCTTATCAGCTTGCGAGCTGCAGTATCAGCAACGATTTCCACATCTCTGTGCAGATAAAGTTTATGGTCAGAAAACAGCACTTGAGTTGCTTGTTGCTCCTGCCAGCAGGAGGAAACGTGATGCCCATGACTGGGTTTTATGAAGCCCTGGAGCAAAACCTGTTCCCAAGTGTATAGAGAGCTCCTTGAGCCAGACCCTGCAGGGTGGGGATCTCACTGTCCCCTGCAGCCGGAGGCACTGGTGTGTCCCCACCCAGCAGAGCTATTGGTGTCACCCGGCCAGAGGCCGTGCTGAGCcttgggggaagggaaaggaattGATTGCATTAAAAATCTCCAACCCTAGAGCCCCAGATGCCTTAGTGAGGCAAACACCCATCCTACcttacagatggggaaactgaggcacggagaGAAGCAAACCAGGTCACAAGGGACAGATGCTTCCTCtctcagctgcttttttctttttttctttttgttttacagcCCTTGCTACTACCACGAGGAAAGCATTAATCTTCTTCCTCATTACTTTTGCTGAATCACTCAAGCACAAGAGTACAACTTGCCCCGTCCGTGGCACAAAATGCCACCACGTTCCCACCCTGGGAGGACGTGCTGGATCACCAGCACGCCATGGAGCCACCCTCCTTTCTGATCCTGCCTAGGAAACCGGGTGAGATAAGGGCAAGGAAAgcaccagcccccccccccccaacctcaCCCCCCCCTCGCCAGGAGGAAGAGCCCGGCAGAGGCGGTGGGTGGCAGGAGAGGGGCCACGTGCCTCAGCTGGGCTCTGCTTGCCGAGATGTTTAGTCTCCCAGCGAGGTCACCAGCCCCTGGCAGAGCGCCGGCGCAGCTGAGCGGAGCTGACAGCCATCGATTCCTGGCTGCCTGGAGCATGGCGAGCAGCCGGGGtgggtgaccccccccccctcccctcactGCGCCGGCTGCATGACGGGGGATGTGATGCTCGGCACGTCTGGGCTGCCTTTGGCTGCGGGCGGTTGGAGCTGCTCTCCCCGCCACAGCCGCTCTCCTTGAGCTCTGTCTGCAGAGGGGGAAATGCTGCTTTCCATGGAGGCATCCGTGCAGAGAGGAAGCACGGAGCAACCAGCATGTTAAACATCACCTCCTAGACCTCTGCAAGCCCCAGGGCACATCCTTTGCTCTCAGCAGCACCAAGACCTTATACGCTACCCAAACCCAACGAGCCTAATTAAAAGCACAAGCTAAATTGGCGTGGGATGGCCACTGCCCCCAGCGAGAGCTCCCCCTCATCCCACTGCATCCCAGGCTCAGTCACAACCCTTGCGAGGAGGTGA
The sequence above is drawn from the Phalacrocorax carbo chromosome 24, bPhaCar2.1, whole genome shotgun sequence genome and encodes:
- the LOC104046345 gene encoding hexokinase-2 produces the protein MSHIVAGEYRGARCWGPPPLRTAPRRMIASHLLAYFFTELNHDQAQKIDKYLYHMRLSDETLQEVSQRFRKEMEKGLGADTNPTASVKMLPTFVRSTPDGTEDGDFLALDLGGTNFRVLRVKVSDNGLQKVEMENQIYAIPEELMRGSGVQLFDHIAECLANFMEKLKIKDKKLPLGFTFSFPCHQTKLDESILVTWTKGFKCSSVEGKDVVSMLRKSIKKRGDFDIDIVAVVNDTVGTMMTCGYDDHNCEVGLIVGTGTNACYMEEMRHIDLVEGDEGRMCINMEWGAFGDDGVLNDIRTEFDREIDMGSLNPGKQLFEKMISGMYMGELVRLILVKMAKEGLLFGGRLTPDLLTTGHFETRYVSAIEKEKEGLQKAHEILTKLGVEPTHEDCVATHRICQIVSTRSASLCGATLAAVLRRIKENKGVDRLRSTVGVDGSVYKKHPHFARRLHKTVRKLLPDCEIRFVRSEDGSGKGAAMVTAVAYRLAAQHNARQKILEALKLSHEQLLEVKQRMRIEMEKGLAKETHAEATVKMLPTYVCSTPDGTEKGDFLALDLGGTNFRVLLVRVRSGKRRSVEMHNKIYSIPAEIMQGTGEELFDHIVYCISDFLEYMGMKGVSLPLGFTFSFPCQQNNLDEGILLKWTKGFKATGCEGEDVVGLLKEAIHRREEFDLDVVALVNDTVGTMMTCGYEDPYCEVGLIVGTGSNACYMEEMRNVELLEGEEGRMCVNMEWGAFGDNGCLDDIRTEFDVAVDELSLNPGKQRFEKMISGMYLGEIVRNILIDFTKRGLLFRGRISERLKTRGIFETKFLSQIESDCLALLQVRSILQHLGLETTCDDSIIVKEVCTVVARRAAQLCGAGMAAVVDKIRENRGLDFLKITVGVDGTLYKLHPHFSTVMHETVKQLSPKCEVTFLQSEDGSGKGAALITAVACRIREAGQR